The following are encoded in a window of Corynebacterium marinum DSM 44953 genomic DNA:
- a CDS encoding SAV_6107 family HEPN domain-containing protein: protein MAQIISATTRFSGAGTRRADFIFKARGLLAQAADHAVAGEWDLALEAAYQAALRSAGARISASAVAGKRRRPTGAWDQLRLVDADGERWAGSFEQYSRLRSRVASGLERDLDPRLVSRIMDLAGEFLAEVEAEAGWAPAAA from the coding sequence ATGGCACAGATTATTTCCGCTACTACGAGGTTCTCGGGTGCGGGCACCCGCCGGGCCGACTTCATCTTCAAGGCCCGCGGGCTGCTCGCCCAGGCCGCCGATCATGCGGTGGCGGGGGAGTGGGACCTGGCGCTGGAGGCCGCCTACCAGGCCGCCCTGAGGTCGGCCGGGGCGAGGATCTCTGCCTCGGCGGTGGCAGGGAAGCGCCGCCGCCCGACTGGCGCGTGGGATCAGCTCCGGCTCGTCGACGCTGACGGCGAGCGCTGGGCAGGTTCTTTCGAGCAGTACTCGCGCCTGCGATCGCGGGTCGCCTCGGGTCTGGAGCGGGACCTTGACCCCCGGCTGGTCAGCCGGATCATGGATCTCGCCGGAGAGTTTCTCGCCGAAGTGGAGGCCGAGGCCGGGTGGGCGCCAGCGGCGGCGTAA
- a CDS encoding GNAT family N-acetyltransferase: MTIEIRRLSGAEFAVLAPQFVDLYIDAMGYDPAIRAGRIEVWRHEIVQPGFTALAAFEHGTLLGLAYGYLGAPDLWWDRQVRRGFREAGGPDTRQAVLMRDYFEVAEIHVDPAHQGKGIGRRLLSQLLWLVPAGHALLSTPEVDNEANNAFSLYRSMGFRDELRNFQFDGDSRLFAVLSVPLPLADPAK; the protein is encoded by the coding sequence GTGACCATCGAGATCCGCCGGTTGTCCGGCGCCGAATTTGCCGTGCTGGCTCCCCAGTTCGTCGACCTCTACATCGACGCGATGGGCTACGACCCGGCCATCCGCGCAGGCCGGATCGAGGTCTGGCGCCACGAGATAGTCCAGCCCGGGTTCACCGCACTCGCCGCCTTCGAACACGGCACCCTCCTCGGGCTGGCCTACGGCTACCTCGGTGCCCCCGATCTGTGGTGGGACCGCCAGGTACGCCGCGGCTTCCGCGAGGCCGGCGGGCCGGACACCCGTCAGGCGGTGCTCATGCGCGACTACTTCGAGGTCGCCGAGATCCACGTCGACCCGGCGCATCAGGGCAAGGGCATCGGCCGCCGCCTGCTCTCCCAGCTGCTGTGGCTCGTTCCCGCAGGCCACGCCCTCCTGTCCACCCCGGAGGTCGACAACGAGGCCAACAATGCCTTCTCCCTGTACCGCTCCATGGGCTTCCGCGACGAACTACGCAACTTCCAGTTCGACGGGGACTCCCGCCTGTTCGCGGTGCTCTCCGTCCCCCTCCCCCTGGCGGACCCGGCGAAATAG
- a CDS encoding polyprenyl synthetase family protein has product MSSQDLRTLTLDQIPDAARDELSRFFADRRPQVAAIGGPVTDAVAHLEKFVLGGGKRIRPLYVWAGFAGGGGFDATSEDPAAVLRAAASLEFIQACALIHDDIIDASDTRRGNPTVHRAVEEAHRTSGWSGDPAHFGESVAILVGDLALVWAEDMFQDSGLSVEALQRAREAWRAMRTEVIGGQLLDISLEATADEDVELADSVNRFKTAAYTIERPLHLGASIAGADDKTIEAFRGYGRDIGIAFQLRDDQLGVYGDPAVTGKPAGDDLREGKRTVLLATALKRADDRDPAAAAELRAGVGAVADPGEVSRLADIIAGTGAVEEIEERITALTASGLAHLSAAHTSPEVTATLTDLAHRATARRH; this is encoded by the coding sequence TTGAGCAGCCAGGACCTCCGCACGCTGACCCTCGACCAGATCCCGGACGCCGCCCGCGATGAACTCTCCCGGTTCTTCGCCGACCGCCGGCCGCAGGTCGCCGCGATCGGCGGTCCGGTCACGGACGCCGTCGCCCATCTGGAGAAGTTCGTCCTCGGCGGAGGTAAACGGATCCGCCCGCTGTACGTGTGGGCCGGTTTCGCCGGCGGAGGAGGCTTCGACGCGACTTCCGAGGATCCGGCGGCCGTGCTGCGCGCAGCGGCCTCGCTGGAGTTCATCCAGGCCTGCGCGCTGATCCACGACGACATCATCGACGCCTCCGACACCCGGCGCGGCAACCCCACCGTCCACCGGGCGGTGGAGGAGGCGCACCGGACCAGCGGGTGGTCCGGCGACCCCGCCCACTTCGGCGAATCCGTGGCCATCCTCGTCGGCGACCTGGCGCTGGTGTGGGCCGAGGACATGTTCCAGGACTCCGGGCTGTCGGTGGAGGCTCTGCAGCGGGCCCGCGAGGCCTGGCGGGCGATGCGGACCGAGGTGATCGGCGGGCAGCTGCTCGACATCTCCCTCGAAGCCACAGCGGACGAGGACGTTGAGCTGGCGGATTCGGTCAACCGCTTCAAGACGGCCGCCTACACCATCGAGCGGCCCCTCCACCTCGGCGCGTCGATCGCCGGCGCCGACGATAAGACCATCGAGGCCTTCCGCGGCTACGGCCGCGACATCGGCATCGCCTTCCAGCTGCGCGACGACCAGCTGGGGGTCTACGGCGACCCCGCGGTCACCGGCAAGCCCGCCGGTGACGACCTGCGGGAGGGAAAGCGCACGGTCCTGCTGGCCACCGCGCTGAAGCGTGCCGACGACCGCGACCCCGCCGCCGCCGCCGAGCTGCGGGCCGGGGTCGGGGCGGTGGCCGACCCGGGAGAGGTCTCCCGGCTGGCCGACATCATCGCCGGGACAGGGGCCGTCGAGGAGATCGAGGAGCGCATCACCGCGCTGACCGCCTCCGGCCTCGCACATCTGTCGGCCGCCCACACCTCCCCGGAGGTCACCGCCACCCTCACCGACCTGGCGCACCGCGCGACCGCGCGCCGGCACTGA
- a CDS encoding alpha-(1->6)-mannopyranosyltransferase A — translation MTVRLPGPLWLGLIGSLLLLLGSFGGGATRNRGGLLEAAGLDFLAYGRGAGISNTVFWAGVILLLLGWAVLGRRHVLREGTDGGKIVRTSMWAWVLPLIPAAPMLSRDVYSYLMQGAMLRDGFDPYTQGAAVNPGPFLLEVSHDWRNTTTPYGPLHLWIGEGVTRLVGDNVTAGVVVYKLISVAGFAAIAWAVPRIARALGGDPVLALWLGVANPVMILHMVGGMHNESVMVGLVSIGLLACLNRRFVLGVALIAVAVSLKATAAIALPFVVWMATRRFAERINRVAAFLLAGVLVVVETFVVVAAVTLMSGSSWGWLSEISGNSKVINPLAWPSLAAGGVTTFMQLFRDDFDYNVALSILRPISMAVMLLGLVLVWWVFRQDDRRAIAGTAAAYQVAFVFNSVTLPWYYASVISLVGTVDPPRWVLRLAVGASAVVTLSFTGSGNHQLYNTWWMAGVLALAWVLSDWVFGRDLRWPWPEPGAAPRAPAGRAARPPAGPAGSRPR, via the coding sequence ATGACCGTCCGGCTCCCCGGCCCCCTCTGGCTGGGGCTCATCGGCTCCCTGCTGCTCCTGCTGGGTTCCTTCGGGGGCGGCGCCACCCGCAACCGCGGGGGCCTGCTCGAGGCCGCCGGCCTGGATTTCCTCGCCTACGGCCGGGGGGCGGGCATCTCGAACACCGTGTTCTGGGCGGGCGTGATCCTCCTCCTGCTCGGCTGGGCGGTCCTCGGCCGGAGGCATGTGCTCAGGGAAGGGACAGACGGCGGGAAGATTGTGCGCACGTCGATGTGGGCGTGGGTGCTCCCCCTCATTCCGGCGGCGCCCATGCTCTCGAGGGACGTGTATTCCTACCTCATGCAGGGCGCGATGCTGCGCGACGGTTTCGACCCCTACACCCAGGGCGCGGCCGTCAATCCCGGGCCCTTCCTCCTGGAGGTCTCCCACGACTGGCGCAACACGACCACCCCCTATGGGCCTCTCCACCTCTGGATCGGCGAGGGCGTCACCCGGCTGGTCGGCGACAACGTCACCGCCGGGGTCGTCGTGTACAAGCTGATCTCCGTCGCGGGTTTCGCCGCCATCGCCTGGGCGGTGCCCCGGATCGCTCGTGCGCTGGGCGGGGATCCGGTGCTCGCCCTGTGGCTGGGTGTGGCCAACCCGGTGATGATCCTGCACATGGTGGGCGGAATGCACAACGAATCCGTCATGGTCGGCCTGGTGAGCATTGGTCTCCTGGCCTGCCTGAACCGTCGTTTCGTGCTGGGGGTGGCGTTGATCGCCGTGGCGGTCTCGCTCAAGGCGACGGCCGCGATCGCCCTGCCGTTCGTGGTGTGGATGGCCACCCGCCGCTTCGCGGAACGGATCAACCGGGTGGCCGCCTTCCTGCTGGCCGGTGTCCTCGTCGTCGTGGAGACCTTCGTGGTGGTCGCGGCCGTGACGTTGATGTCCGGATCCTCGTGGGGCTGGCTCTCGGAGATCTCCGGCAACTCCAAGGTGATCAACCCCCTGGCGTGGCCGTCGCTGGCCGCGGGCGGTGTCACCACGTTCATGCAGCTGTTCCGGGACGATTTCGACTACAACGTGGCGCTGAGCATCCTGCGGCCGATCTCGATGGCCGTCATGCTCCTCGGCCTGGTCCTCGTCTGGTGGGTGTTCCGGCAGGACGACCGCCGCGCCATCGCCGGCACCGCGGCCGCCTACCAGGTGGCCTTCGTGTTCAACTCGGTGACGCTGCCCTGGTACTACGCGTCGGTGATCAGTCTCGTCGGCACGGTCGACCCGCCCCGGTGGGTGCTCCGCCTGGCGGTGGGGGCGTCCGCGGTGGTCACCCTCTCCTTCACCGGCAGCGGCAACCACCAGCTCTACAACACCTGGTGGATGGCGGGCGTGCTCGCGCTCGCCTGGGTGCTCAGCGACTGGGTCTTCGGGAGGGACCTCAGATGGCCATGGCCTGAGCCCGGCGCAGCACCTCGCGCGCCAGCTGGCCGTGCAGCGCGTCCACCGGCCGGCCCGGCAGGGTCTCGTCCTCGGTGA
- a CDS encoding Rv2175c family DNA-binding protein: MNSNDISLEALLADEPMLTLPEAAERLGVVVTRVDDLLTANKLIAHIVDGKRHIPVALFEKDEPTTGKFVPGVITLLTDGGYSDAEILRFLFTEDETLPGRPVDALHGQLAREVLRRAQAMAI, encoded by the coding sequence GTGAATTCGAACGACATCTCCCTCGAGGCCCTGCTGGCTGATGAACCCATGCTCACCCTGCCCGAGGCGGCGGAGCGGCTCGGCGTGGTGGTCACCCGAGTCGACGACCTCCTGACCGCTAACAAACTCATCGCCCACATCGTCGACGGCAAGCGACACATTCCGGTGGCGCTCTTCGAGAAGGACGAACCCACGACCGGAAAGTTCGTGCCCGGCGTGATCACCCTCCTCACGGACGGTGGCTACTCCGACGCGGAGATCCTGCGGTTCCTGTTCACCGAGGACGAGACCCTGCCGGGCCGGCCGGTGGACGCGCTGCACGGCCAGCTGGCGCGCGAGGTGCTGCGCCGGGCTCAGGCCATGGCCATCTGA
- the pknB gene encoding Stk1 family PASTA domain-containing Ser/Thr kinase — translation MAQLAVGDLLEDRYRIDHPIARGGMSMVYRCVDLRLGRAVAAKVLDEKYLADPVFRQRFRREARAMAQLTHPNLVNVYDFGSDGDHLYLIMELITGGTLRELLAERGPMPPHAVATVMRSVLTGLSTAHKAGLVHRDIKPDNILISGDHRVKLADFGLVRAASASTVSSSQIVGTAAYLSPEQVDGSDITPASDVYSAGVVLFELLTGTVPFSGDNPLDHAYRRLADDVPAPSSRIGGVPSLMDALVATATARDPRDRFADAAEFLAALDDVAAELALPDFTVPVPKNSAAHRAAAVPTDITDLVGPPTMVTEITRPPVEQTRVQEVAVPARIPEAAVEEPPAEQPVSNRSRVGLIAWLVVVAVLTAAVAVGGWWFGSGRYGEIPQVLGMDRAGAVTLVEEAGFTPVTRIVYSDDVPVDQSAGTDPADGEKLVRGGEVTVLVSQGMPTVPAAEGMDVLAYQAAASERTLAVTTGEPVYSADVEEGMVAVTEPAGGEAVPIGTTVTVRVSRGPEPVQVPAVVGGTLADAEARLAELGLTVASVDQRYDGDSPAGRVLAVSPDQGTTLTRGSEVSLVVSSTLTVPDVSGMDEAAAKAALEAAGFTVSDSRRDSGATGTNAGTVVGTSPEAGELVDPADAEVTLTLAGRVTVPDVVGMTAGQARTVLEGVGLESGARERDDDRVVTRQRPSAGDDARVDSSVRLTLER, via the coding sequence ATGGCTCAACTGGCAGTGGGAGATCTCCTCGAGGACCGTTACCGCATCGATCACCCGATCGCACGCGGCGGCATGTCCATGGTCTACCGCTGCGTCGACCTCCGGCTCGGGCGCGCCGTGGCCGCCAAAGTCCTGGACGAGAAGTACCTCGCCGACCCCGTGTTCCGGCAGCGTTTCCGCCGGGAGGCCCGCGCCATGGCGCAGCTGACCCACCCGAACCTGGTCAACGTCTACGACTTCGGCTCCGACGGCGACCACCTCTACCTCATCATGGAACTGATCACCGGGGGCACCCTGCGCGAACTCCTCGCCGAGCGTGGCCCCATGCCCCCGCACGCCGTCGCCACGGTGATGCGGTCGGTTCTCACCGGCCTGTCCACCGCCCACAAGGCGGGACTGGTGCACCGGGACATCAAGCCGGACAACATCCTCATCAGCGGCGACCACCGGGTGAAGCTCGCTGACTTCGGCCTCGTGCGAGCCGCCAGCGCTTCGACGGTGTCGTCCAGCCAGATCGTCGGCACCGCCGCCTACCTCTCCCCCGAACAGGTCGACGGCTCGGACATCACGCCCGCCTCGGATGTGTATTCCGCGGGCGTCGTCCTCTTCGAACTGCTCACCGGCACGGTCCCCTTCTCCGGCGACAACCCGCTCGACCACGCCTACCGCCGGCTCGCCGACGACGTGCCGGCGCCCAGCTCCCGGATCGGGGGCGTGCCCTCCCTCATGGACGCGCTCGTCGCCACGGCGACGGCGCGGGATCCGCGGGACCGCTTCGCCGACGCCGCGGAATTCCTCGCCGCGCTGGACGACGTCGCCGCCGAACTCGCCCTGCCCGACTTCACCGTCCCCGTGCCGAAGAACTCCGCGGCGCACCGGGCTGCGGCGGTGCCCACCGACATCACCGATCTCGTCGGCCCGCCGACCATGGTCACGGAGATCACCCGCCCCCCGGTCGAGCAGACGCGGGTCCAGGAGGTGGCGGTGCCTGCCCGGATCCCCGAGGCGGCCGTAGAGGAGCCGCCCGCCGAGCAGCCCGTGAGCAACCGCTCCCGGGTGGGGCTGATCGCGTGGCTCGTGGTCGTCGCGGTGCTCACCGCCGCTGTGGCGGTGGGCGGCTGGTGGTTCGGGTCCGGGCGCTACGGCGAGATCCCCCAGGTTCTCGGGATGGACCGGGCCGGGGCGGTCACCCTGGTCGAGGAGGCCGGGTTCACGCCCGTCACCCGCATCGTCTACAGCGACGACGTGCCCGTGGACCAGAGCGCGGGCACCGACCCCGCGGACGGGGAGAAACTGGTCCGTGGCGGTGAGGTCACCGTCCTCGTCTCCCAGGGCATGCCCACCGTGCCGGCGGCCGAGGGCATGGACGTCCTCGCTTACCAGGCGGCCGCCTCCGAGCGGACCCTCGCGGTCACCACCGGGGAACCCGTCTACTCCGCCGACGTCGAGGAGGGCATGGTCGCCGTCACGGAGCCGGCGGGCGGGGAGGCAGTGCCCATCGGGACGACCGTCACGGTGCGGGTCTCCCGCGGGCCGGAGCCCGTCCAGGTCCCGGCGGTCGTCGGCGGGACGCTCGCCGACGCCGAGGCCCGCCTCGCCGAGCTCGGCCTCACCGTCGCGTCCGTGGACCAGCGTTACGACGGGGACTCCCCCGCCGGCCGCGTGCTCGCAGTCTCCCCCGACCAGGGGACGACCCTGACCCGCGGCAGCGAGGTGTCCCTGGTGGTCTCCAGCACACTGACCGTGCCGGATGTATCCGGGATGGACGAAGCGGCGGCGAAGGCCGCGCTCGAGGCCGCCGGTTTCACCGTCTCCGACTCCCGCCGGGACAGCGGAGCCACCGGCACGAACGCCGGCACCGTGGTGGGCACCAGCCCGGAAGCCGGAGAGCTCGTCGACCCCGCCGACGCAGAGGTCACCCTCACGCTGGCGGGACGAGTGACGGTCCCGGACGTCGTCGGCATGACGGCCGGCCAGGCCCGCACGGTGCTGGAGGGCGTGGGACTCGAGAGCGGCGCCCGCGAGCGCGACGACGACCGGGTGGTCACCCGCCAGCGCCCCTCCGCCGGCGACGACGCCAGGGTCGACTCCTCCGTGCGTCTGACGCTGGAACGCTAG
- a CDS encoding class II 3-deoxy-7-phosphoheptulonate synthase, which produces MSWTVDIPKEVLPDLPPLPAGLHERFEDVISREAKQQPTWDRAQAENVRKILESVPPIVVAPEVVELKRQLADVANGKAFLLQGGDCAETFESNTEPHIRANVKTLLQMAVVLTYGASTPVVKLARIAGQYAKPRSQDLDGNGLPNYRGDIVNGVEPTPEARRHDPARMVRAYANSSAAMNLVRALVSSGTADLKRVHEWNQEFVAQSPAGARYEALANEIEAGLRFMEACGVHDDSLRTSNIYASHEALLVDYERAMLRLHEDEDGNTRLYDLSAHQLWIGERTRGLDDFHVNFAALISNPVGLKIGPSITPEEAVAYARKLDPEKEPGRLTMVARMGHDKVRTALPPVIEAVEAAGHKVIWQSDPMHGNTFTASNGYKTRHFDKVIDEVQGFFEVHRSLGTHPGGIHIELTGEDVTECLGGAMDITDVDLPGRYESACDPRLNTQQSLELAFLVAEMLRN; this is translated from the coding sequence GTGAGTTGGACTGTTGACATCCCCAAAGAAGTTCTCCCCGATCTGCCGCCGCTTCCCGCAGGGCTGCACGAGCGATTCGAGGACGTGATTTCCCGGGAGGCCAAACAGCAGCCGACCTGGGACCGGGCACAGGCGGAGAACGTCCGCAAGATCCTCGAGTCGGTGCCGCCGATCGTGGTGGCCCCCGAGGTCGTCGAGCTGAAGCGCCAGCTCGCCGACGTGGCCAACGGCAAGGCGTTCCTCCTGCAGGGCGGCGACTGCGCCGAGACCTTCGAGTCGAACACCGAGCCGCACATCCGCGCCAACGTCAAGACGCTGCTGCAGATGGCCGTCGTCCTGACCTACGGCGCCTCCACCCCGGTGGTCAAGCTGGCCCGCATCGCCGGCCAGTACGCCAAGCCCCGCTCCCAGGACCTGGACGGCAACGGTCTGCCGAACTACCGCGGCGACATCGTCAACGGGGTCGAGCCGACCCCGGAGGCACGCCGCCACGATCCGGCGCGGATGGTCCGCGCCTACGCCAACTCCTCGGCCGCGATGAACCTGGTGCGTGCTCTGGTCTCCTCGGGCACCGCCGACCTCAAGCGCGTCCACGAGTGGAACCAGGAGTTCGTCGCCCAGTCCCCGGCCGGCGCCCGCTACGAGGCCCTGGCCAACGAGATCGAGGCCGGCCTGCGCTTCATGGAGGCCTGCGGCGTCCACGACGATTCCCTGCGCACCTCCAACATCTACGCCTCCCACGAGGCACTGCTCGTCGACTACGAGCGCGCGATGCTGCGCCTCCACGAGGACGAGGACGGCAACACCCGCCTCTACGACCTCTCGGCGCACCAGCTGTGGATCGGCGAGCGCACCCGCGGCCTCGACGACTTCCACGTCAACTTCGCCGCCCTGATCTCCAACCCGGTGGGACTGAAGATCGGGCCGTCGATCACCCCGGAGGAGGCCGTCGCCTACGCCCGCAAGCTCGATCCGGAGAAGGAGCCGGGCCGCCTGACCATGGTCGCCCGCATGGGCCACGACAAGGTCCGCACCGCACTCCCGCCGGTCATCGAGGCGGTGGAGGCCGCCGGCCACAAGGTCATCTGGCAGTCCGACCCGATGCACGGCAACACCTTCACCGCCTCCAACGGCTACAAGACCCGCCACTTCGACAAGGTCATCGACGAGGTCCAGGGCTTCTTCGAGGTCCACCGTTCCCTGGGCACCCACCCGGGAGGCATCCACATCGAGCTCACCGGTGAGGACGTCACCGAGTGCCTCGGCGGGGCCATGGACATCACCGACGTGGATCTTCCGGGCCGCTACGAGTCCGCCTGCGACCCGCGCCTGAACACCCAGCAGTCCCTGGAGCTGGCCTTCCTGGTCGCGGAGATGCTCCGCAACTAG
- a CDS encoding polyadenylate-specific 3'-exoribonuclease AS: protein MRYFYDTEFIEDGRTIELVSIGIVAEDGREYYAVSTDFDSSKANAWVRDNVLNQLPNPGDRVWKSRDTIRREVLAFLTSHKYGDPELWAWVGAYDHVLLAQLWGDMTGLPRPIPRYTRELKQYWEFAGKPPLPKSPDDSHDALIDARHNLEKFRICAAVLPLGSGNRVLR from the coding sequence GTGCGCTACTTCTACGACACCGAGTTCATCGAGGACGGCCGGACCATCGAGCTGGTCTCCATCGGCATCGTCGCGGAGGACGGCCGGGAGTATTACGCCGTGTCCACCGATTTCGATTCCTCGAAGGCGAACGCCTGGGTCCGGGACAACGTGCTCAACCAGCTGCCCAACCCGGGCGACCGGGTGTGGAAGTCCCGGGACACCATCCGCCGGGAGGTGCTCGCCTTCCTCACCTCCCACAAGTACGGCGACCCGGAGCTGTGGGCGTGGGTCGGGGCCTACGACCATGTGCTGCTCGCCCAGCTCTGGGGCGACATGACGGGGTTGCCGCGGCCGATCCCGCGCTACACGCGCGAGCTCAAGCAGTACTGGGAGTTCGCGGGCAAACCGCCCCTGCCGAAGAGCCCGGACGACTCGCACGACGCGCTCATCGACGCCCGTCACAACCTGGAGAAGTTCCGGATCTGCGCGGCAGTCCTCCCCCTGGGCAGCGGCAACCGCGTCCTCAGGTGA
- a CDS encoding acyltransferase family protein codes for MSANIQPTASPAPAARMRWPDVAKGLSILGVVLLHVSLAVPEGMDTIAAQVNRILDPLRMPLFFMVSGFFSAKVFGYTFRDLLLRRLWFFLVPYLVWVPIELWFKFREWQMFNDRPMPGAGKYLEHIVEGRNMYWFLYALVIFNIVLWASRKLPWWAGILVGFAPILILPLHADQHMVGKAVLYLPAFLLGAHLRHHIRDFSGAATGLRNLTRGSLLYAAGFTLAAVWAWGNSVADVSLPWPLPGAETVGYADLRLVVNAAVQLLMLPMAVIVAVLLARIPVVSDILCFLGRHTLVIYLGHPIALTVLYHYNMRGVELPIARGSDHPLHETALWVIAGLVISAIGAFALWLVTRVPYLRWSVMPPLLPAARKPAAGTSTRGAATAVATTASATTT; via the coding sequence GTGTCCGCGAACATTCAGCCGACTGCGTCCCCCGCACCCGCCGCCCGCATGCGCTGGCCCGACGTGGCTAAGGGCCTGTCCATCCTCGGCGTTGTGCTCCTGCACGTGAGCCTGGCGGTGCCCGAGGGGATGGACACGATCGCGGCGCAGGTCAACCGCATCCTCGATCCGCTGCGCATGCCGCTGTTCTTCATGGTCAGCGGATTCTTCTCCGCGAAGGTCTTCGGATACACCTTCCGCGACCTCCTCCTGCGCAGGCTGTGGTTCTTCCTCGTGCCCTACCTGGTATGGGTGCCCATCGAGCTGTGGTTCAAGTTCCGCGAATGGCAGATGTTCAACGACCGTCCCATGCCCGGGGCGGGGAAGTACCTCGAGCACATCGTCGAGGGCCGGAACATGTACTGGTTCCTCTACGCTCTGGTGATCTTCAACATCGTGCTGTGGGCCAGCCGGAAGCTCCCCTGGTGGGCCGGCATCCTCGTGGGTTTCGCGCCGATCCTCATCCTGCCGTTGCATGCGGACCAGCACATGGTCGGCAAGGCGGTGCTGTACCTGCCGGCGTTCCTGCTCGGCGCGCACCTGCGCCACCACATCCGGGACTTCTCCGGTGCGGCGACTGGCCTGCGCAACCTCACCCGCGGATCCCTGCTCTACGCGGCCGGATTCACGCTGGCCGCCGTCTGGGCGTGGGGGAACTCGGTGGCGGACGTGTCGCTGCCGTGGCCTCTGCCCGGCGCGGAGACGGTGGGCTACGCCGACCTGCGCCTCGTCGTCAACGCGGCGGTGCAGCTGCTCATGCTGCCCATGGCGGTGATTGTGGCGGTGCTGCTGGCGCGGATCCCGGTGGTTTCCGACATCCTGTGCTTCCTCGGCCGCCACACTCTGGTCATCTACCTGGGCCACCCCATCGCACTGACGGTGCTCTACCACTACAACATGCGCGGCGTGGAGCTGCCGATCGCCCGCGGCAGCGACCACCCGCTGCACGAGACGGCCCTGTGGGTCATCGCCGGACTGGTGATCTCCGCGATCGGTGCCTTCGCGCTGTGGCTGGTCACCCGCGTCCCCTACCTGCGGTGGTCCGTGATGCCTCCGCTGCTGCCGGCCGCCCGGAAGCCCGCCGCCGGCACCAGCACCCGCGGGGCGGCCACGGCCGTCGCCACGACCGCGAGCGCCACCACCACATAA
- a CDS encoding lysophospholipid acyltransferase family protein, translating to MEKKLYWMFKNVLIGPFLHVWNRPVMDGVENIPAEGAAIVASTHQSVMDSFFLALMIPRRITYPAKSEYFTAPGVVGAVQRWFFKSIGQIPVDRGAPDAGAATLAATRPLLEKGGVLGIYPEGTRSPDGRLYKGRTGMARIALATDAPIIPLAMIGSREANPIGTWIPRPKKVRMKVGEPIDGRAYVESLGIDPDSREAARPLTDHVMAVLAELSGQPYVDMYASEVKASLAAGKGYPHGTEPK from the coding sequence ATGGAAAAGAAGTTGTACTGGATGTTCAAGAACGTTCTCATCGGGCCTTTCCTCCACGTGTGGAACCGTCCGGTGATGGACGGCGTCGAGAACATCCCGGCGGAGGGCGCCGCGATCGTCGCGTCCACCCACCAGTCGGTGATGGACTCCTTCTTCCTCGCGCTGATGATCCCGCGCCGCATCACCTATCCCGCCAAGTCCGAGTACTTCACCGCCCCCGGAGTCGTGGGCGCGGTGCAGCGGTGGTTCTTCAAGTCCATCGGCCAGATCCCGGTGGACCGTGGCGCCCCCGACGCGGGGGCCGCCACCCTCGCCGCCACCCGCCCGCTGCTGGAGAAGGGCGGAGTGCTGGGCATCTACCCCGAGGGCACCCGCTCCCCGGACGGCCGCCTCTACAAGGGGCGCACCGGCATGGCGCGCATCGCGCTGGCCACCGACGCCCCGATCATCCCCCTGGCCATGATCGGTTCCCGCGAGGCCAACCCCATCGGCACCTGGATTCCCCGCCCCAAGAAGGTCCGCATGAAGGTGGGTGAGCCGATCGACGGCCGCGCCTACGTTGAGTCGCTCGGCATCGACCCCGATTCGCGTGAGGCGGCGCGCCCGCTGACCGACCACGTGATGGCCGTCCTGGCCGAGCTCTCCGGACAGCCCTACGTGGACATGTACGCCTCGGAGGTCAAGGCCTCCCTGGCCGCCGGCAAGGGCTACCCGCACGGCACGGAGCCGAAGTAG